A genomic segment from Malus domestica chromosome 05, GDT2T_hap1 encodes:
- the LOC114824750 gene encoding plant intracellular Ras-group-related LRR protein 1-like, with the protein MIVARNDRELFISNALHHNFDGVKTVAVSDLVNSIIHSVIDALFQNKNHTLCDAQGLTLTSSSSSFFKIQSISIQSHKSPPSRRLSDHIPSQPMDPNPSKLTMLSYVMSHLPSLAPKPSTPAAPPHLCTIRIDPHPSDQPPILNQMPHLSDPKVLAAMQRAVADVSQTRSALKTLGDRPDHELVDTAKVRLREIDSDLAKKLEELVISPRPNDFDRLQWRVRLADKEAQFREAAEKDKQGYTAILQLDELHSAYDKLLKDAEQRLVKIYESAMAGVVEFDEEKEEGGDEGLTNDQVPEEVAGILQEASRTTLDRVNLSGRQLRFLPEALGSIHSLLLLDLSSNELKAIPESIGGLEKLEELNVSSNLLESLPESIGALQKLKVLNATGNKLSALPDSICQCRSLAELDVSYNGLTYLPTNIGFELANLQKLSIQLNKIRSLPTSVCELRSLRCLDAHFNELRGLPLAFGRLTNLEILNLASNFTDLTELPDTFGDLINLKELDISNNQIHALPDTFGRLDNLTKLNVDGNPLVVPPSDIVQQGVVAIKVFMAKRWLEILVEEERKSMLQVQDQEETGWLTRSTSWLKDYVSGVSEYLGSPRAPRDPILDQQL; encoded by the exons ATGATTGTAGCACGAAATGATAGAGAGTTATTTATCTCTAATGCATTGCATCACAATTTTGATGGCGTGAAAACAGTAGCAGTGTCCGACCTCGTCAACTCCATCATCCATTCCGTTATTGACGCCCTTTTCCAAAACAAAAACCACACACTTTGTGACGCTCAGGGTCTCACActaacctcctcctcctcctctttcttcaaAATCCAATCCATTTCAATTCAATCGCACAAGTCACCACCCTCTCGCCGTCTCTCCGATCACATCCCATCCCAACCAATGGATCCCAACCCCTCCAAATTAACCATGCTCTCCTACGTCATGTCCCACCTCCCCTCCTTGGCTCCCAAGCCCTCAACACCAGCCGCCCCTCCCCACCTCTGCACTATCCGCATCGACCCCCATCCCTCCGACCAGCCCCCCATCCTCAACCAGATGCCCCACCTCTCCGACCCCAAAGTCCTCGCCGCCATGCAACGCGCCGTCGCCGACGTCTCCCAGACCCGTTCCGCCCTCAAGACCCTCGGCGACCGACCCGACCACGAGCTCGTCGACACCGCCAAGGTTAGGCTCCGCGAAATCGACTCCGATTTGGCCAAGAAACTAGAGGAGCTTGTCATCTCTCCCCGCCCTAATGACTTTGACAGGCTCCAGTGGCGGGTTCGCCTGGCCGACAAAGAGGCTCAGTTCCGCGAGGCGGCGGAGAAGGACAAGCAAGGCTACACTGCGATTCTGCAGCTCGATGAGTTGCACTCCGCCTACGACAAGCTTCTCAAGGACGCCGAGCAGAGGCTCGTCAAGATTTACGAGTCGGCCATGGCTGGGGTCGTGGAATTTGatgaggagaaggaggagggcGGTGATGAGGGTTTGACCAACGACCAAGTCCCTGAGGAGGTGGCTGGGATTCTGCAGGAGGCCTCCCGGACCACTCTGGATCGGGTCAACCTCTCGGGGCGGCAGTTACGGTTCTTGCCCGAGGCCTTGGGCTCCATCCACAGTTTGCTCCTGCTGGATCTTTCCAGCAATGAACTCAAg GCTATTCCTGAGTCAATAGGTGGATTAGAGAAACTTGAAGAGCTAAACGTGTCTTCAAACCTTTTGGAGTCACTGCCGGAATCAATTGGGGCATTGCAAAAGTTGAAGGTGCTGAATGCCACTGGGAACAAGCTAAGTGCCCTTCCTGACTCTATCTGTCAATGCAG GTCGTTGGCGGAGTTGGATGTGAGCTACAACGGCCTCACATACCTGCCAACCAACATTGGTTTTGAGTTGGCCAATCTACAGAAGCTTTCTATCCAGTTGAACAAGATTCGGTCTCTTCCTACCTCTGTTTGTGAGCTGAGGTCTTTACGCTGCTTGGATGCTCACTTCAATGAGCTCCGCGGCCTTCCTCTGGCCTTTGGTCggttgaccaatctcgaaatcCTCAATCTCGCCAGTAATTTTACCGATCTAACTGAGCTACCCGACACCTTTGGTGATTTAATCAACCTCAAGGAACTTGATATCAGCAACAATCAGATTCATGCTCTTCCAGATACCTTTGGCCGCCTTGACAATTTGACCAAACTGAACGTGGACGGGAACCCTCTTGTGGTTCCACCCTCGGACATAGTTCAACAAGGTGTGGTAGCTATAAAGGTTTTCATGGCCAAGAGATGGTTGGAGATACTGgtggaagaagaaaggaaaagcaTGCTTCAGGTTCAAGATCAAGAAGAAACAGGATGGTTGACGCGCAGCACTTCCTGGTTGAAGGACTATGTTTCGGGTGTTTCTGAGTATCTGGGGTCTCCAAGAGCTCCTAGAGATCCTATTCTTGACCAGCAGCTATGA
- the LOC103443915 gene encoding pentatricopeptide repeat-containing protein At2g17525, mitochondrial, which produces MCRLVFRSLPCKSLSQYRGELAILIFNPSQLPDVDHSHFIRAMSSLSPTSSSVATPSHKHIAQLLLEQKSAAQALETFKWASKLPKFTHSPSTYRALIHKLCTFHRFDTVHQLLDQMPTSIGQPPDEDIFVTIIRGLGRAHMVKQVIKVLDLVYKYDQKPSLKVFNTILDVLVKEDIDIAREFYRKKMMESGIDGDGYTFGILMKGLCLTNRIGDGFKLLQAMKTRGITPNTVVYNTLLHALGKNKKVGRARSLMNEMEAPNDVTFNILISGYCGEENLVQALVLLEKCFGLGFVPDVVTVTKVLEILCNNGRVMEALKLIERVESKGGLVDVVAYNTLVKGFCRLGKAKLSLRIVEEMEKKGCLPNVDTYNVLISCFCESGMLDMALDLFKDMETDGIYWNFVTYDTLIRGLCSAGRTEKGFEILELMNERKHGSGGQISPYNSVLYGLYKENRLGEALEFLTSLGKLFPRAVDRSLKILGFCEEGATLNAKKVYDQMITENGVPSAIIFDCLINRFCQEGSVREAFDLMNEMIGHGYIPLASTFNPLINAFCDKGKVGSALKLVEDMVERGCSPDGGSYGPLVAVLCRMGDFQKALRLVLQMVQRGIVPDYFTWNSLLLCLSEETVWLKGRSVIDVNSLLHHIIDN; this is translated from the coding sequence ATGTGCAGGCTTGTTTTCAGATCCTTACCATGTAAGTCTCTCTCCCAGTATAGAGGTGAATTGGCCATTCTAATCTTCAATCCTTCACAGCTTCCAGATGTGGATCATAGCCATTTTATTAGAGCCATGTCATCGTTGTCTCCGACATCGTCATCAGTTGCAACTCCATCCCATAAGCACATTGCCCAGCTTTTATTAGAGCAAAAATCAGCAGCCCAAGCCCTCGAAACCTTCAAATGGGCCTCCAAACTCCCCAAGTTCACACACTCTCCCTCCACTTACCGAGCTCTCATCCACAAGCTGTGCACCTTCCACCGCTTTGACACCGTTCACCAACTGCTTGATCAAATGCCCACATCAATTGGACAGCCCCCGGATGAAGACATTTTTGTCACCATCATTCGAGGTCTTGGCCGTGCCCACATGGTAAAACAAGTGATCAAAGTGCTTGACTTGGTTTACAAGTATGACCAGAAACCTTCTTTGAAAGTATTCAATACAATACTTGATGTTCTTGTGAAGGAAGATATAGATATAGCCAGGGAGTTTTAcaggaagaagatgatggaaAGTGGCATTGATGGCGATGGTTATACTTTTGGTATCTTGATGAAAGGACTTTGCCTGACGAACCGAATTGGTGATGGTTTTAAGCTTTTGCAAGCAATGAAGACTCGGGGAATCACCCCAAATACTGTGGTATATAACACGTTGCTTCATGCGCTTGGCAAGAACAAGAAAGTTGGTAGAGCGAGAAGCTTGATGAATGAGATGGAAGCACCGAATGACGTGACTTTTAATATTTTGATATCTGGGTATTGTGGAGAAGAGAATTTAGTGCAAGCTCTTGTTCTGCTAGAGAAGTGCTTTGGTTTGGGGTTTGTGCCTGATGTTGTCACTGTAACTAAGGTGTTGGAAATTCTTTGCAACAATGGCCGTGTAATGGAGGCTCTCAAGCTTATAGAGAGAGTGGAGAGCAAGGGAGGACTGGTGGATGTGGTAGCTTATAACACCTTGGTCAAGGGTTTTTGTAGATTAGGGAAAGCGAAACTCAGTCTTCGCATTGTGGAGGAAATGGAGAAAAAGGGATGCCTTCCAAATGTTGATACTTACAATGTCTTGATCTCTTGTTTTTGCGAATCTGGGATGTTGGATATGGCTCTAGATCTGTTTAAGGATATGGAAACAGATGGTATCTACTGGAATTTTGTTACGTACGATACATTAATTAGAGGTTTGTGTTCAGCAGGAAGGACGGAAAAAGGGTTTGAAATTTTGGAACTAATGAATGAGAGAAAACACGGTTCTGGGGGCCAAATCTCTCCTTATAATAGTGTATTATACGGGTTGTATAAGGAAAATCGTTTAGGCGAAGCACTTGAGTTTTTAACCAGTTTGGGGAAATTATTTCCCAGAGCTGTTGATAGAAGCTTGAAAATATTAGGTTTCTGTGAAGAGGGCGCCACATTGAATGCAAAGAAGGTTTATGATCAGATGATTACAGAAAATGGAGTTCCAAGTGCTATAATCTTCGACTGTCTAATCAATAGATTTTGCCAAGAAGGCTCTGTTCGCGAAGCGTTTGACCTAATGAACGAGATGATTGGTCATGGTTACATTCCTCTTGCATCGACATTTAATCCTCTGATCAATGCGTTTTGTGACAAAGGGAAAGTTGGTAGTGCACTGAAACTTGTGGAGGACATGGTTGAGAGAGGTTGCTCACCAGATGGTGGAAGTTATGGTCCGTTGGTAGCTGTTCTTTGCCGGATGGGGGATTTTCAGAAAGCTTTGAGATTGGTTTTGCAGATGGTACAAAGGGGCATCGTTCCAGATTACTTTACATGGAATTCATTGCTTCTTTGTTTAAGTGAAGAGACTGTATGGTTGAAAGGAAGAAGTGTAATCGATGTAAATAGCTTGTTACACCATATTATTGACAATTAA